The Streptomyces sp. A2-16 sequence GGGACATGGCCATCTTCCTGACCAAGGAGTCCAGGGTCCTCGTCCAGGGCATGACCGGCGGCGAGGGCATGAAACACACCCGGCGGATGCTCGCCGCGGGCACCGACGTGGTGGGCGGCGTCAACCCGCGCAAGGCCGGGCGGACGGTCGACTTCGACGACCGTGCCGTCCCCGTCTTCGGCTCCGTCGCCGACGGCGTCCGGGCGACCGGAGCGGACGTCACCGTCGTCTTCGTGCCACCCGCCTTCGCTCGAGCGGCGGTCGTCGAGGCCGTCGACGCGGGCATCGCACTGGCCGTCGTCATCACCGAGGGCATCCCCGTGCACGACTCCGTCGCCTTCACCTCGTACGCGAGGAAGAAGGGGACACGGATCGTCGGACCCAACTGCCCCGGCCTGATCACCCCCGGCCAGTCCAACGCGGGCATCATCCCCGCGGACATCACCAGGTCCGGCCGTATCGGTCTGGTGTCCAAGTCGGGCACGCTCACCTACCAACTCATGCACGAGCTGCGCGACATCGGCTTCTCCACCTGTGTCGGCATCGGCGGGGACCCCGTCGTCGGCACCACCCACATCGACTGCCTGGCGGCCTTCCAGGACGACCCCGACACCGAACTGATCGTCCTCATCGGGGAGATCGGCGGCGACGCCGAGGAACGGGCGGCCGCGTACGTCCGCGAGCACGTCACCAAACCCGTCGTCGGCTACATCGCCGGATTCACCGCGCCCGAGGGCAGGACGATGGGCCACGCCGGCGCCATCGTGTCCGGTTCGGCGGGCACGGCGCAGGCCAAGAAGCAGTCGCTGGAGGCGGTCGGCGTCAAGGTCGGCGACACCCCGACCGAGACGGCCCGCCTCGTGCTCGCCCTGCTGGACACGGTCCGCGAGGCCCCTCGGGCCTGACCCGGAACCCCACAGCGGCGGACGTCGGCACAGCCGACCCCGCCGCGCTCCCTCACACCCCGCCCCCGACTGTGCACCGAGAGCGGAGACACCACATGACAACCACCCTCGACTCCACCCAGCTCGTGCTGAAGTCCGGCACCTCCTGGAACGACGCCTGGCAGCGCTGCCTCGCCGTCGCCCCCGAGGCATTCCGGGACGACCGCGTCCTCAACCTCTGGGCCTCCGCCTGGCGGGCCGACGGCCGGGCCCTGCCCGCCACCAGCCCCGTCGACGGCAGCCCGATCGCCGGCCCGCCGCGCCTGGACCGGGAAGCCGCCCACCGGGCCGTTCGCGCCTCCCTCGACCAGCACCGCGCCTGGCGGCACATCCGGCTGGAAGAACGCCGGGCCCGCGTCGCGGCCACCCTCGACGCCCTCACCCAGCACCGCGAACTCCTCGCCCTCCTGCTGGTCTGGGAGATCGGCAAACCCTGGAGGCTCGCGCAGGCGGACGTCGACCGGGCCATCGACGGCGTGCGCTGGTACGTCGACGGCATCGAACCGATGGTCGAGGGCCGGGTCCCGCTGGACGGCCCGGTGTCCAACATCGCCAGCTGGAACTACCCGATGAGCGTGCTCGTCCACGCCATGCTGGTGCAGGCACTGGCGGGCAACGCGGTCATCGCCAAGACCCCGACCGACGGCGGTGTCGCCTGTCTGACCCTGGCCTGCGCGCTCGCCGCCCGCGAGGGAATCCCCGTCACCCTCGTCAGCGGCAGCGGGGGAGAACTGTCCGAGGCGCTGGTGCGGGCGCCCGAGATCGGCTGCGTCTCCTTCGTCGGCGGCCGCGACACCGGCGCCGCCGTCGCCACGGCCGTCGCCGACCTCGGCAAGCGCCATGTCCTCGAACAGGAGGGACTCAACACCTGGGGCATCTGGAACCACACCGACTGGGACGCGCTGACCGCCGTCATCCCCAAGCTCTTCGACTACGGCAAGCAGCGCTGCACCGCCTACCCGCGGTTCGTCGTCCAGCGCGAGCTCTTCGACGAGTTCCTGGCGGCCTACCTCCCCGCCGTGCGCACCCTGCGCCTCGGCCACCCGCTCGCCGTCGAGAACCCCGACGACCCCTACCCCGCACTGGACTTCGGGCCGGTGATCAACGCGGCCAAGGCGAAGGAACTGCGCGACCAGGTCGCCGAGGCCATCAACCGCGGCGCGGTCCCCGTGCACCGCGGCAGCGAGGCCGACGCCCGCTTCCTGCCCGGCCAGGACACCTCGGCGTACGTCCAGCCGGTCACCCTTCTGGGCCCGCCCCCGTCCTCACCCCTGCACCACGCGGAACCCTTCGGCCCGGTCGACACCATCGTCCTGGTCGACACCGAGGCGGAACTGCTGGCCGCCATGAACGCCTCCAACGGCGCGCTGGTCGCCACGCTGTCCACCGACGACCGGGCCACCTTCGACCGGCTCGCCCCGCAGATCCGCGCGTTCAAGGTCGGTCACGGCACACCGCGTTCCCGCGGCGACCGAGACGAGCTGTTCGGCGGGTTCGGAGCGTCCTGGCGCGGTGCCTTCGTCGGGGGCGAACTTCTCGTGCGCGCGGTCACTCGGGGCCCCGCAGACGAACGGCTGCCCGGCAACTTCCCCGAGTACCAGCTGATGCCGTGAGGCAGGTCCGGACGGCGCCCCGCGAAGGGGCGCCGCGCGGGCACCGGCGAACACACGACGACGCGGAGATGGGGTGGCGAGCATGACGTTGGCGCTTGATGGTGTGCGGGTGCTGGACATGACGCATGTGCAGTCGGGTCCGTCGGCGACGCAGTTGCTGGCGTGGCTGGGGGCGGATGTGGTGAAGGTGGAGGCGCCGGGCGGGGATGTCACGCGGGGTCAGTTGCGGGATGTGCCGGAGGCGGACTCGCTGTATTTCACGATGCTCAACTGCAACAAGCGCAGCATCACGCTGAATGTGAAGACGGAGCGGGGGCGGGAGATCCTGACCGCGCTGATCCGGGGTGCGGATGTGCTGGTGGAGAACTTCGCGCCGGGCGCGGTGGAGCGGATGGGTTTCCCCTGGGAGCGGATCCGGGAGATCAACCCGCGGATCGTGTATGCGTCGATCAAGGGCTTCGGCCCGGGCCCGTACATGGATTTCAAGGCGTACGAGGTGGTGGCGCAGGCGATGGGCGGCTCGATGGCCACCACCGGGTTCGAGGACGGGCCGCCGCTGGCGACCGGGGCGCAGATCGGTGACTCCGGCACCGGTATCCACGCGGTGGCCGCCGTGCTGGCCGCGCTCCTGCAGCGCGAGAGGACCGGACGCGGCCAGCGCGTGGACGTGGCCATGCAGCACGCGGTGCTCAACCTGTGCCGGGTCAAGCTCCGTGACCAGCAGCGCCTGGCCCACGGGCCGCTGGCGGAATACCCCAACGAGGACTTCGGCGACGAGGTGCCCCGCTCCGGCAACGCCTCCGGCGGCGGCCAGCCCGGCTGGGCCGTGCGCTGCGCACCCGGCGGACCCAACGACTACGTCTACGTCATCGTCCAGCCCCAGGGCTGGCAGCCGCTCGCCGCTCTCATCGGCCGGCCCGAACTCGCCGACGACCCCGAGTGGTCCACCCCCCAGGCACGGCTGCCGAAACTGGCGAAGATGTTCCAGCTGATCGAGGAATGGACCGCCACCCTGCCCAAACGGCAGGTCCTGCACCACCTCAACCGCGCGAACATTCCCTGCGGGCCGATCCTGTCGACCAGGGAGATCATCGAGGACCCCGCACTCGCCGACAACGACATGATCGTCGAGGTCGACCACCCCCACCGCGGCACCTTCACCACCGTCGGCAACCCCCTCAAACTCTCCGACTCCCCCACCACCATCACCACCCCACCCCTCCTCGGCCAGCACAACCACGAGATCTACATCGGCGAACTCGGCTTGTCCCAGGACGAGTTGCCGCGTCTCCGGGAGCAGGGCGTCATCTGACCGACTCGACTACTCGACCAACCGACAACTCGACCGGAGAGAGGGAGCCCCACATGTCGACCTCACCACCCCGAACCGCGACCGTCACCGACCGGCTCGTGGAAGCCAACCGTGCCTACGCCGCCGGGTTCACCGACCCCGGCATGGGCGCCCGCCCCGTCCTGCGCGTCGCCGTCGTGGCCTGCATGGACGCTCGCCTCGACCTGCACGCCGCGCTCGGCCTGGAGCTCGGCGACTGCCACACCATTCGCAACGCGGGAGGTGTCGTCACCGATGACACGATCCGCTCCCTGACGATCAGCCAGCGGGCGCTCGGCACCCGCAGTGTGGTCCTCATCCACCACACCGGCTGCGGTCTGCAGACCCTGACCGAGGACTTCCGGCACGAACTCGAGCTGGAGGTCGGCCAACGTCCCGCCTGGGCGGTGGAGGCCTTCCGGGACGTGGACCAGGATGTACGGCAGTCCATGCAGCGGGTGCGCACCTCGCCGTTCCTCCCGCACACCGACGACGTGCGCGGGTTCGTCTTCGACGTGGCGACCGGGCTGTTGCGGGAGACGACCCCGAGCTCCTGAGACTCCCGCACACGTCGGCGACCGGCCGGGGTCAGGCGCCCCGGCCGGCCGCCGCGGCGATCTGGGCGCAGTAGAACTCGGTCGTGTTGCGCGTGTGGCGGCGCATGAGCTCCTCGGCGCGGTCGGGAGCGCCCTCGCCGATGGCCTCGATGATCCTCGCGTGCTCGTTCCAGGCGTCCTTGCCGCGAGGCCTGGCGATGGGCATGTAGTACCAGCGCACCCGCCGGTCGACCTGGGGGATGAGCTCGGCGAGGACCGCGTTGCGGGACAGCTGGGTGATGTGGGTGTGGAGGGCGGCGTTCGCCTCCACGACGGCCCGGGCGTCCTCGGCCGCCAGAGCTGCCAGTCCGGTCTGCTGGAGTTCCCACAGCCGGGCGACGTCGCGCGAGGTGGCGTGCAGGGCGGCGCCGCGTGCGGAGTGAGTCTCCAAGAGGGCCCGGACACTGAGGAGTTGAGCGCACTCCTCGGCGGTGGGGGAGTGGACGAAGGCTCCCTGGGCGGGGCGCAGGTCGACCCAACCGGCGGTCTGGAGCCGCTGGAGCGCCTCACGGATCGGCTGCCGGCTGACGCCGAGACTGACGGCGAGTTCGGCCTCGACGAGATGCCGGCCGGGTTTGAGGGAGCCGTTGATGATCATTTCGGTGAGGGTCTCGTAGACGGCCTGGCGGAGCGGGGTGGGCCTGCTGATCGGGCCAGGGGCTGTCGCGGTGGGTGTGTCGGGCATGGGCCCTGTCTCCCTCGTTCGACGCTGGGTCGCCCGGCTGGACCCCGGGCGCGGCCACCTTCCCATTCAGAATACTGTATGCAATTATCGTTCGGCAGTGGAACATCAGCCACGCCCGAGGGGGTCGCCCCGTGTCGTACCGCACTGCTCTCTCCGAAGTCCTGACCGACGTCGTCGCACCCGCCGCGGAAGCGGCGGCCGTCCAGGGCCGGTTCCCTCGCGGCGCCGTCACGGCACTGGGCCGCGCGGGGCTCCTGGGACTCACCGTCTCCACCGAATTCGGCGGTGGGGGGCGGGGGTTGCCGGAAGCCGCCGATGTCGTCGCACGAACCGCGCGCGTCTGCCCGGCCACGGCGGCCGTGCTCCGGTCCCACTACACGGCGGTCGCCGTCATCGATGCCTGCGGCGGCCCCTGGCTGCGCGCCGAGATCGCCGCCGGACGCCACCTGGGCAGTCTCGCCCTCGCGGAGTCGGAGTCGGAGTCGGAGTCGGAGTCGGAGGAGGGAGAGGTGGACGGGGAGGGAGCGAGCGGGAGTGGGCGTGAGGTGGACGGGCTTACGGCGCAGACCCAGCTCCTCGTGCCGCGCTCCGTCGCCACCCGTTCAGGAGGCGTGGTCGCCCTGCGAGCCCGCAAGCGGCGGGTGGTCGCGGCGGGGGAGGCCGACACCTACGTCTGGTCCTCCCGCCCCCTCAACGCTCCCGACGGACTGACCCT is a genomic window containing:
- the frc gene encoding formyl-CoA transferase — its product is MTLALDGVRVLDMTHVQSGPSATQLLAWLGADVVKVEAPGGDVTRGQLRDVPEADSLYFTMLNCNKRSITLNVKTERGREILTALIRGADVLVENFAPGAVERMGFPWERIREINPRIVYASIKGFGPGPYMDFKAYEVVAQAMGGSMATTGFEDGPPLATGAQIGDSGTGIHAVAAVLAALLQRERTGRGQRVDVAMQHAVLNLCRVKLRDQQRLAHGPLAEYPNEDFGDEVPRSGNASGGGQPGWAVRCAPGGPNDYVYVIVQPQGWQPLAALIGRPELADDPEWSTPQARLPKLAKMFQLIEEWTATLPKRQVLHHLNRANIPCGPILSTREIIEDPALADNDMIVEVDHPHRGTFTTVGNPLKLSDSPTTITTPPLLGQHNHEIYIGELGLSQDELPRLREQGVI
- the sucD gene encoding succinate--CoA ligase subunit alpha → MAIFLTKESRVLVQGMTGGEGMKHTRRMLAAGTDVVGGVNPRKAGRTVDFDDRAVPVFGSVADGVRATGADVTVVFVPPAFARAAVVEAVDAGIALAVVITEGIPVHDSVAFTSYARKKGTRIVGPNCPGLITPGQSNAGIIPADITRSGRIGLVSKSGTLTYQLMHELRDIGFSTCVGIGGDPVVGTTHIDCLAAFQDDPDTELIVLIGEIGGDAEERAAAYVREHVTKPVVGYIAGFTAPEGRTMGHAGAIVSGSAGTAQAKKQSLEAVGVKVGDTPTETARLVLALLDTVREAPRA
- a CDS encoding aldehyde dehydrogenase family protein; the protein is MTTTLDSTQLVLKSGTSWNDAWQRCLAVAPEAFRDDRVLNLWASAWRADGRALPATSPVDGSPIAGPPRLDREAAHRAVRASLDQHRAWRHIRLEERRARVAATLDALTQHRELLALLLVWEIGKPWRLAQADVDRAIDGVRWYVDGIEPMVEGRVPLDGPVSNIASWNYPMSVLVHAMLVQALAGNAVIAKTPTDGGVACLTLACALAAREGIPVTLVSGSGGELSEALVRAPEIGCVSFVGGRDTGAAVATAVADLGKRHVLEQEGLNTWGIWNHTDWDALTAVIPKLFDYGKQRCTAYPRFVVQRELFDEFLAAYLPAVRTLRLGHPLAVENPDDPYPALDFGPVINAAKAKELRDQVAEAINRGAVPVHRGSEADARFLPGQDTSAYVQPVTLLGPPPSSPLHHAEPFGPVDTIVLVDTEAELLAAMNASNGALVATLSTDDRATFDRLAPQIRAFKVGHGTPRSRGDRDELFGGFGASWRGAFVGGELLVRAVTRGPADERLPGNFPEYQLMP
- a CDS encoding acyl-CoA dehydrogenase family protein; the protein is MSYRTALSEVLTDVVAPAAEAAAVQGRFPRGAVTALGRAGLLGLTVSTEFGGGGRGLPEAADVVARTARVCPATAAVLRSHYTAVAVIDACGGPWLRAEIAAGRHLGSLALAESESESESESEEGEVDGEGASGSGREVDGLTAQTQLLVPRSVATRSGGVVALRARKRRVVAAGEADTYVWSSRPLNAPDGLTLWAVPAHAPDLFVPARPGVTGPRGSATSTVFADPVLVPAEAMLGTDGGGLDHVLRTVLPWLLELRAAAETRRPRALDAVDLGTAARHPAGSLAAS
- a CDS encoding carbonic anhydrase, whose product is MSTSPPRTATVTDRLVEANRAYAAGFTDPGMGARPVLRVAVVACMDARLDLHAALGLELGDCHTIRNAGGVVTDDTIRSLTISQRALGTRSVVLIHHTGCGLQTLTEDFRHELELEVGQRPAWAVEAFRDVDQDVRQSMQRVRTSPFLPHTDDVRGFVFDVATGLLRETTPSS
- a CDS encoding GntR family transcriptional regulator, which produces MPDTPTATAPGPISRPTPLRQAVYETLTEMIINGSLKPGRHLVEAELAVSLGVSRQPIREALQRLQTAGWVDLRPAQGAFVHSPTAEECAQLLSVRALLETHSARGAALHATSRDVARLWELQQTGLAALAAEDARAVVEANAALHTHITQLSRNAVLAELIPQVDRRVRWYYMPIARPRGKDAWNEHARIIEAIGEGAPDRAEELMRRHTRNTTEFYCAQIAAAAGRGA